From one Lycium barbarum isolate Lr01 chromosome 6, ASM1917538v2, whole genome shotgun sequence genomic stretch:
- the LOC132599775 gene encoding pathogenesis-related thaumatin-like protein 3.5: MVSHFLVLLLSLLLFIGGDAAVFTLQNKCNITIWPGILSGGGHPLLMNGGLQLQQNETAQIKAPTGWSGRFWPRTQCNFDTTGKGTCATADCGGVLQCNGAGGTPPASLAEFTLDSPMDFYDVSFVDGFNIPMSVYPSGGSGNCSNVQCSSDINLQCPQELQVKTTNGTIIGCKSACLAFNKPEYCCSEEFNNPNICKPTKYSQYFKTACPDAYSYPYDDATSTFTCKGADYLISFC; encoded by the exons ATGGTATCACATTTCTTGGTTCTCCTCCTTTCCCTTCTCCTTTTCATTG GCGGAGATGCTGCAGTTTTCACATTACAAAACAAATGTAATATAACAATATGGCCAGGAATTTTATCAGGAGGCGGTCATCCCTTGCTAATGAATGGAGGGTTGCAGTTGCAACAAAATGAGACTGCACAAATCAAAGCCCCTACTGGTTGGTCAGGTCGGTTCTGGCCACGAACCCAATGCAACTTTGACACCACAG GTAAAGGGACATGTGCCACTGCTGATTGTGGCGGAGTACTCCAATGCAATGGTGCAGGTGGCACCCCACCAGCCTCACTAGCAGAGTTCACACTTGATAGTCCTATGGATTTCTATGATGTTAGCTTTGTGGATGGTTTCAATATTCCCATGTCAGTGTACCCTTCAGGTGGATCTGGAAATTGTTCAAATGTACAATGTTCTTCAGACATAAACTTACAATGTCCTCAAGAATTACAAGTGAAAACAACTAATGGTACAATCATTGGATGTAAAAGTGCATGCCTTGCTTTTAATAAACCAGAGTATTGTTGCAGTGAAGAATTCAACAATCCCaacatatgcaagccaacaaagTACTCACAATATTTCAAGACTGCTTGTCCAGATGCTTATAGTTATCCTTATGATGATGCAACAAGTACTTTTACTTGTAAGGGAGCTGATTATTTGATTTCATTCTGCTGA
- the LOC132644142 gene encoding secreted RxLR effector protein 161-like, whose protein sequence is MKGIPYASLFGSLIYAQVYTRSDIAFVVGMLGRYQSNSGLDHWIDGKRALRYLQGFKDVKLTYKYPDSLEVIGYLDSELGGCKDSGKYSSGYILVLDGGDVSWRSVRQTIVATSTMIAEFIACYEATSQALWLKNFISGLRVVDFVARPLRIFCDNSAVVFFSKNNKSGCRSNHIAIKYLMVTGYVKNQDVSFEHVSTNLMIVDPITKGLLANIFNDHVTRMGLSNSF, encoded by the coding sequence ATGAAAGGCATTCCCTATGCTTCACTTTTTGGGAGCCTTATATACGCACAGGTCTACACTAGATCTGATATTGCCTTTGTAGTAGGAATGCTTGGCAGATATCAAAGTAACTCTGGTCTTGATCATTGGATAGATGGTAAAAGGGCTTTGAGATATTTGCAAGGATTCAAGGATGTTAAGCTCACATACAAATATCCTGACTCATTGGAGGTCATTGGATATTTAGACTCTGAGTTGGGTGGATGCAAAGACTCTGGTAAATATTCTTCTGGATACATTTTGGTTCTTGATGGAGGTGATGTATCTTGGAGGAGTGTTAGGCAAACCATTGTTGCAACATCCACAATGATAGCTGAATTTATAGCATGTTATGAAGCTACATCACAAGCTTTGTGGTTGAAGAATTTCATTTCGGGCCTTAGAGTTGTCGATTTTGTTGCAAGGCCATTGAGAATTTTTTGTGATAATTCAGCCGTAGTATTCTTTTCAAAGAATAATAAAAGTGGTTGCCGAAGCAATCACATCGCCATAAAGTATTTGATGGTTACAGGCTATGTCAAGAATCAAGATGTGAGCTTTGAACATGTTAGTACTAATTTGATGATTGTTGATCCTATCACTAAGGGTTTACTAGCTAACATTTTCAATGATCATGTAACCCGTATGGGTCTTAGTAACTCATTTTAG
- the LOC132599774 gene encoding protein LIM1 translates to MSRNMTSTTVVMLVLLITCSAVMKESSAHSCSSTFFSALIQLIPCRASVAPFSPMPPTEACCASIKALGQPCLCVLINGPPISGVDRNMALQLPDKCTANFEPCEFGK, encoded by the exons ATGAGCAGAAACATGACTAGTACTACTGTAGTAATGCTGGTTTTATTAATTACCTGCAGTGCGGTTATGAAAGAAAGCAGTGCTCATTCTTGTAGCAGTACTTTCTTTTCAGCATTGATTCAGCTGATACCTTGTAGGGCATCGGTTGCTCCGTTCAGTCCGATGCCACCAACCGAGGCATGCTGTGCTTCGATCAAGGCGTTAGGGCAGCCATGTCTGTGTGTTCTTATCAATGGCCCTCCGATTTCTGGTGTTGATCGAAACATGGCCTTGCAGCTTCCTGATAAGTGCACTGCCAACTTTGAACCAT GTGAATTTGGAAAGTAA
- the LOC132644531 gene encoding ras-related protein RGP1-like has translation MSKLYGGDFNQKIDYVFKVVLIGDSAVGKSQLLSRFSRNEFSLDSKATIGVEFQTRTLGIDNKTVKAQIWDTAGQERYRAVTSAYYRGAVGAMLVYDITKRQSFDHIARWLEELRGHADKNIVIMLVGNKTDLGSLRAVPTEDAKEFAEKENLFFIETSALEATNVETAFVNVLTEIYRVVSKKSLVANEAESAAGSSALLRGKEIVVPGQEPVPSGSSYSCCRSS, from the exons ATGTCAAAATTATATGGAGGGGATTTCAATCAGAAGATAGATTATGTGTTCAAGGTGGTTTTGATCGGCGATTCTGCAGTTGGAAAATCGCAATTATTGTCCCGGTTTTCGAGGAACGAGTTTAGTCTTGATTCGAAAGCCACCATCGGTGTTGAATTCCAAACGAGGACTTTAGGAATCGATAACAAGACTGTCAAAGCTCAGATTTGGGACACTGCTGGTCAAGAAAG ATATAGGGCAGTGACAAGTGCGTACTACCGAGGTGCTGTTGGAGCAATGCTGGTCTATGATATCACCAAACGTCAATCTTTTGATCACATTGCTAGGTGGTTGGAGGAACTGCGTGGCCATGCTGATAAAAACATTGTCATCATGCTTGTAGGCAACAAGACTGACCTTGGTAGTCTTCGTGCTGTACCTACTGAGGATGCCAAAGAGTTTGCTGAGAAGGAGAACCTGTTCTTTATTGAAACATCGGCCTTAGAAGCAACAAATGTAGAGACAGCTTTTGTTAATGTCTTGACAGAGATATATAGGGTTGTCAGCAAGAAGTCCCTTGTTGCCAATGAGGCTGAATCCGCTGCAGGGAGTTCAGCTCTCCTCAGGGGAAAGGAAATTGTTGTTCCTGGCCAAGAACCTGTACCAAGTGGGAGCTCGTACAGTTGTTGCAGATCTTCATAG